The DNA region TGGTCATGACTGCGTTACGGGTAATGCCCAGTAGGATTGAATAGGGATGCGGGGTATATATGACGCCGTCTTTCACATAAAAGATATTTTCCCCGCTCCCCTCGGATACAAACCCGTTCATATCGAGTAGAATTGCTTCGTCGTAACCGAGTTCCCGAGCTTCCATTTTCGCCAGGGCCGAGTTCAGGTAGTTGGCACTTGTCTTCGCCCGGGGAGAACTGGAGTTGATTGAGTTCCGGGCGTACGAGGATATTTTTGCCCGGATCCCTTGTTGGAGGCTCTGATCACCCATATATGCTCCCCAGACCCAGACTCCGACCACCAAGTCAACGACACAGTCGGTGGGATCAACCCCCATTTTCCCATACCCGCGAAAGGCAATGGGACGAATGTAGCACGCCTCCACCCGGTTGGCCCGGATCGTCCTTAGAATGGCCTCTTCCGCTTCCCGCCGGGAGTAGGGAATGCACATCCGGATGATCAATGCCGAATCAAAAAGCCTCCGAACATGTTCAGCCAGGCGAAAAACCGCGGCCCCCTGATTTGTGTGATAACAGCGGATCCCTTCAAAAACCGCCGTACCGTAATGGAGGGCATGGGTCAGGACATGTAGTCTGGCCTCGTCCCACTTGACCAGGTTTCCGTTCATCCAGATCAAATCCAATTCCTGCATGAGGCACGCTCCCGCTTCCGTTTTTGTGCTTCCATTATAACAGAATCCGAAACAATCACTGAGAGCCGGAAATGCTCTCCAGTCCCTTTTTTCCGGATGCCCACTTCGTGAATAGCATAATAGTGTATAATCGTGACGGTCAAGAGCATTGATAACAAAGCAAGCCCGAGTGAACATTGTCTATTCAGTGAAACTACCGGAACCTATAGTTTCGCTGGAAGCGAAGGAAAAGCCCGGCGGGTTATCGAGCTGCGCCGGGAGGGGGATCGATCATGAAACAAATATCCGTTTTTCTCGAGAACAAACCGGGCAGTCTTCATACGATACTGAAAACAATGACCGAGTGGGGTGTGAATTTACGGGCGCTGGCGCTGGCTGACACCGCCGAATTTGGGGTACT from Atribacteraceae bacterium includes:
- the ilvE gene encoding branched-chain-amino-acid transaminase is translated as MQELDLIWMNGNLVKWDEARLHVLTHALHYGTAVFEGIRCYHTNQGAAVFRLAEHVRRLFDSALIIRMCIPYSRREAEEAILRTIRANRVEACYIRPIAFRGYGKMGVDPTDCVVDLVVGVWVWGAYMGDQSLQQGIRAKISSYARNSINSSSPRAKTSANYLNSALAKMEARELGYDEAILLDMNGFVSEGSGENIFYVKDGVIYTPHPYSILLGITRNAVMTIARDAGYRVEETLATRDDLYLADEAFFTGTAAEITPIVNIDGRPIGEGKPGPVTRYLQEIFFRAVKGEVTEYRDWLTPVNQF